The genomic segment TCCAGCCGGACAAGCTGGCGTTCGACCAGCGCGCCGATGTCGGCAGGGTCCAGTTCCCGGTGGCCTTCCATATCACCGAGAACCATCAAGGCGGCGATCTCATGAGGACTCAGCATCTCCTGTCTCCGGCGGTGATCGAGGGTCGTGTCCGGTACGCCGCCTGAAGCCTCTTGCCGGCCCCGGGCCGGTCGCCGGCACGTCTTCGTCACTATAGGAGTCGACGCCCGAAGAGATGCGAGGGATTCCGCCGCATTTGCGTTCAATCAAATCGGGGCGCGCCATCCACCCCCGCCAGCATGGCCAGCGCCGAAACCGCCACCGCATATCCCTTGACGCCCAGGCCTGCCATCACCGCCTTCGCCACCGGTGAAATCCATGAGTGATGCCGGAACGCCTCGCGCGCATGCACATTCGAGATGTGGTACTCGATTACCGGCACCGCGGCCCCCTTGATGGCGTCATGCAGCGCAATCGACGTATGCGTCAGCGCTCCCGCATTAAGCACCACGCCGGCCATCTCGCCGCGCGCGCAGGCTTGCCCTGCCTCATGGATCCAGTCGATCAGCTGTCCTTCGTAGTTGGTCTGCCGGCATTCGGCCCGCAGGCCAAGCGCTTGCGCGGCCGCCTGGCAGATCCGCTCCACGTCGGCCAGCGTTTCGCTGCCGTACACCGCCGGCTCGCGCGTGCCCAGCAGGTTGAGGTTGGGGCCGTTGAGCACCAGTACTGTCTTCATTGCGTCTCCCGGAATGAACAAGGCCGCGCCTCTGGCGCGGCCGTCACCGATAGCCTATCGTTAAGCCTCCGCATAACAATCCGGCAATATGGAAACTCAGAATGCGCTGTCAGCGAACAATGATCCCTTCCTGCGGGATCTGCGCCTGTTCTGCACGGTGGCGCGCCGCTCCAGCTTTATTGCCGCGGCCCATGAGACAGGCATTTCACCCGCGCACGTGAGCAAGCGCATCGCGATGCTGGAGGCGATGCTCGGCACCCGCCTGTTCCATCGCACCACGCGGCGCGTCAGCGTGACGGCGGAAGGCGAAAACGCGTTCGCGTGGGCCCGCAAGATCCTGGAGGACGTCGACGGCATGCTTGAAGCGGTGGGCGGCGCGGGCAAGGCGGAAAGCGAGCCGCGCGGGCTGCTTCGCATTGCCACCAGCCTGCGGCTCGGGCGCCGCTTCGTGGCGCCGGTGCTGGCGCTGCTGCGGCAACAGCATCCGGGGCTCGAGGTCTGGCTGGAACTGCTGGACCGGCGCGTGGACCTGATCGGGGAGAACTTCGACCTGGACATCCGCATCGGCGAAGTCGAGGAACCGCACCTGATTGCCAGCCGCATTGCCAGCGGCAGCCGCGTGCTGTGCGCGGCGCCGGCCTACCTGGCGCGCCGCGGCGCGCCGCGCCAGCTGGCCGAACTGGCGCAGCATGACTGCCTGCTCCACCGCGAACGCGACCAGGCCTTCGGCGTGTGGCGGCTGCACGGCCCCGCCGGCATGGAAATGGTCAAGGTGACCGGCCCGATGGCGTCGAACCACAGCGACGTCACGCGCGAGTGGGCGCACGAGGGCTACGGCATCATCATGGCCTCGGTCTGGGACGTGGCCGACAGCATTCGCGCAGGCGAGCTGGTGCAGGTGCTGCCGGCGTGGCAGCAGCCGGCCGACGTCTGGGCCGTGACCAGCGCCCGGGCATCGTCGTCGGCGCGCATGCGCGTCTGCATCGACTTCCTCAAGGCCCGCCTGTCACAGGGCCCGTTCGCGCTGGCGAGTTCGCTGCACGGGTAGAAGCCGGCCCGCGCGGCGGCGCGAGGGTCTGTAACAGACCCTAAAGCGTGCGCATGATCGACAGCGCGGTGTCCTGCAGCACCTGCAGCACGCGCGCGCAGGCCGCGTCCGCGCTCTCCTCGCCGATCTGCATATTGACCGACAGCGCCGCAATCACCTTGCCGTGGCGGTCGCGCAGCGGCACCGCCACCCCGCGCACGCCGATCTGCAACTGCTGCTCCACCACGGCATAGCCCTGAGCGCCGGCCTTGCGAATCTCTTGCAGCAGCCGGTCGTGCTGGAGGATCGTGTAGGGCGTATAGGGCGTCAGCACGCACTGGTCCAGCCACTCCCTCACCGTGTCCTCGGGCTGCGACGCCAGCATCATCACGCCGGCCGAGGCCAGCGGGGCCGGCACGCGCGCACCCAGCACGAAGCCCGTGCTCATCACGCGGCTGGTGCTGGTGCGGGAGATGAATACCAGCTCCCAGCCATCGAGCACGCTCAGGTAGGCGGCCTCGCCGACCTGCGCGGTGATCTGCTGCAGGAACGGCTGCACCAGGCGCGGCAGCCGTGCCGAATCGAAGTAGGACCAGCCGACCTTGAGCACGCGCGGCGTCAGGCTGAACAGCGTGCCGTCGCTGGTCGTATAGCCCAGGTGCTCCAGCGTGAGCAGGTAGCGCCGCGCGGCCGTGCGCGTCAGGCCAGTCAGCTGCGCCGCCTGCGACGGCGTGAGGCGGGGATGGTCGTTGTCAAAGGCCTCCAGGATCGCCAGGCCCTTCTCCAGCCCGGCGATCCAGTCGCGCCGGTTCAACGGTTCTTTTTCCATGCTCGCTTATGGTTAACCCGGGTAATGCGCGACAGTCGCGCATGATCGCGCGATTATCGCTCTTTTAGGCGCGAATTGCGATTGTTTGGCGCGCTCGCGACTTCTACGCTTGCTGCATACCGGCCCCGACCTTCACCGCATCATGTCTGCAGCCTCTCGCCCCAAACCGCTTCCGAAGTCGATCGCCACCGTCTCGCTCTCCGGCACCCTTCCCGAAAAACTTGAGGCCGCCGCGGCTGCCGGATTCGACGGCGTGGAAATCTTCGAGAACGACCTGCTCAACTTCGACGGCTCGCCCGCCGAAGTGCGCCGCATGGCGGCCGACCTCGGCCTGCGCATCATGCTCTACCAGCCGCTGCGCGACTTCGAGGCCATGCCGGCGGAACTGTTCGCGCGCAACATGGCGCGCGCCGAACGCAAGTTCGACGTGATGAAACAGCTTGGCGCCGACACGGTGCTGGTCTGCAGCAATGTCCAGGACATCGCCATCGACGACCCCGCGCGCGCCGCCGCGGACCTGCGCCAGATGGCCGAGGCCGCCGCCCGGCGCGGCCTGCGCGTCGGCTATGAGGCCCTGGCGTGGGGCCGGCACACGCGCCGCTGGCGCGAGGCGTGGGACATCGTGCGGCGCGCGGACCACCCGGCACTGGGCCTGGTGCTGGACAGCTTCCATACGCTGGCGCTGGGCGACACCCTGCAGGGCCTGGACATCGTGCCGGCCGAGAAGATTTTCTTTGTGCAATTGGCCGATGCGCCGCGCATGTCGATGGACGTGCTGGGCTGGAGCCGGCACTACCGCAACTTCCCTGGACAGGGCGACCTGCCGGTGACCGACTTCGCGCGCGACGTGCTGCAGGCTGGCTATACCGGCCCGCTCTCGCTGGAAATCTTCAACGACGAATTTCGCGCCGCCCCGGCGCGCCAGACCGCGCTGGACGGGCTGCGTTCGCTGATCTGGCTCGAATCCGAGGCGGGCGGCTTCGCGCTGCCGGCGCCGCCGGTGTTCGAAGGCGTCGACTTCGTCGAGTTCGCGGTCGACTACGTGGCCGGGCGCGAACTCGCGCAGCGGCTGGCGTCGCTCGGGTTCGTGCATGCCGGGCGCCATCGCTCCAAGGCGGTCGACCTGTACCGGCAGGGCGACATCAACCTGATCCTCAATGCGGAGCAGGACAGCGCGGCCGCCGAACACTTCCAGCTGCACGGCCCGTCTGTTTGCGCGATCGGCCTCAAGGTCGACGATTCACGCCGCGCCATCGCGCGTGCCCGCGCGCTGCTGTGCAAGGAGTGGCGCGAACCGGTGGGCCCGCAGGAACGCGTGATTCCCGCGCTGCGCGCGCCCGACGGCATGCTGTTCCACCTGATCGACGACATCGACGCCGCGCGCAGTATTTACGAGAGCGACTTCGAGCTTCGCCCGCTGCCGCAAGAAGCCGCCGCGGGCGCGGGGCTGACGGCGATCGACCATATCGCCCAGGCCCTCCCTGCGCACCGGCTCGACACCTTCGTGCTGTTCTACCGCTCGGTGTTCGGCATGCAGGCCGAGGCCGTCCACGAGATTGCCGATCCGTATGGCCTGGTCAAGAGCCGCGCCATGGTCAGTGCCGGCCAGCGCGTGCGCATTCCGCTCAATGTCTCGGAGAGCGGGCGTACGGCCACGGGGCGTTTCGTCACCGCCTACGCGGGCTCGGGCGTGCATCACATTGCCTTCCGGTCCACGCAGCTCGCGCATACGGTCGAAGCCATCGACCGCAGCCGCTCGGCGATGCTGCATGTGCCCGACAACTACTTCGAAGACCTGGCCGCGCGGCTGGCGCTCGACGATGACCTGCTGGCCCGGCTTCAGCGCCTGGGCCTGCTCTACGACCGTGACGGCCATGGTGAATTCCTGCACACCTACACGGAGCCATTCCACGAGCGCTTCTTTTTCGAACTCGTGCAGCGCGATGGCTACGTCGGCTACGGCGTGGCCAACGCGTCGGTGCGCATGGCCGCTCAGGCGCAGCTGCGCCACGGCTGATGCCGGCCGTCCCGCTTTTTCAAGACAACCATACACTTCCCACAGGAGACTCTGAATGCTCGATCCTTGCATCATCTCGGTTGCGATTACCGGTTCCGTACCGCGCAAGAAAGACAATGCCGCCGTGCCGGTCACGGTAGCCGAACAGATCGAAAGTACTCACGCCAGCTATGAGGCGGGCGCCTCGCTGGTCCACCTGCACGTCCGTGACGCGCAGGAGAACTCCAGCTCCGACCCCGAGAGTTTCGCCGCGCTGCAGGAGGGCA from the Cupriavidus sp. WKF15 genome contains:
- a CDS encoding LysR family transcriptional regulator: METQNALSANNDPFLRDLRLFCTVARRSSFIAAAHETGISPAHVSKRIAMLEAMLGTRLFHRTTRRVSVTAEGENAFAWARKILEDVDGMLEAVGGAGKAESEPRGLLRIATSLRLGRRFVAPVLALLRQQHPGLEVWLELLDRRVDLIGENFDLDIRIGEVEEPHLIASRIASGSRVLCAAPAYLARRGAPRQLAELAQHDCLLHRERDQAFGVWRLHGPAGMEMVKVTGPMASNHSDVTREWAHEGYGIIMASVWDVADSIRAGELVQVLPAWQQPADVWAVTSARASSSARMRVCIDFLKARLSQGPFALASSLHG
- the aroQ gene encoding type II 3-dehydroquinate dehydratase, which translates into the protein MKTVLVLNGPNLNLLGTREPAVYGSETLADVERICQAAAQALGLRAECRQTNYEGQLIDWIHEAGQACARGEMAGVVLNAGALTHTSIALHDAIKGAAVPVIEYHISNVHAREAFRHHSWISPVAKAVMAGLGVKGYAVAVSALAMLAGVDGAPRFD
- a CDS encoding IclR family transcriptional regulator C-terminal domain-containing protein, whose amino-acid sequence is MEKEPLNRRDWIAGLEKGLAILEAFDNDHPRLTPSQAAQLTGLTRTAARRYLLTLEHLGYTTSDGTLFSLTPRVLKVGWSYFDSARLPRLVQPFLQQITAQVGEAAYLSVLDGWELVFISRTSTSRVMSTGFVLGARVPAPLASAGVMMLASQPEDTVREWLDQCVLTPYTPYTILQHDRLLQEIRKAGAQGYAVVEQQLQIGVRGVAVPLRDRHGKVIAALSVNMQIGEESADAACARVLQVLQDTALSIMRTL
- a CDS encoding sugar phosphate isomerase/epimerase and 4-hydroxyphenylpyruvate domain-containing protein, which codes for MSAASRPKPLPKSIATVSLSGTLPEKLEAAAAAGFDGVEIFENDLLNFDGSPAEVRRMAADLGLRIMLYQPLRDFEAMPAELFARNMARAERKFDVMKQLGADTVLVCSNVQDIAIDDPARAAADLRQMAEAAARRGLRVGYEALAWGRHTRRWREAWDIVRRADHPALGLVLDSFHTLALGDTLQGLDIVPAEKIFFVQLADAPRMSMDVLGWSRHYRNFPGQGDLPVTDFARDVLQAGYTGPLSLEIFNDEFRAAPARQTALDGLRSLIWLESEAGGFALPAPPVFEGVDFVEFAVDYVAGRELAQRLASLGFVHAGRHRSKAVDLYRQGDINLILNAEQDSAAAEHFQLHGPSVCAIGLKVDDSRRAIARARALLCKEWREPVGPQERVIPALRAPDGMLFHLIDDIDAARSIYESDFELRPLPQEAAAGAGLTAIDHIAQALPAHRLDTFVLFYRSVFGMQAEAVHEIADPYGLVKSRAMVSAGQRVRIPLNVSESGRTATGRFVTAYAGSGVHHIAFRSTQLAHTVEAIDRSRSAMLHVPDNYFEDLAARLALDDDLLARLQRLGLLYDRDGHGEFLHTYTEPFHERFFFELVQRDGYVGYGVANASVRMAAQAQLRHG